TATTAGGGTTAGAGCCAGAAACAACATTCGCCACATATGATCTATGGCACGATGCTATTCATCCAGAAGATGTAGAACGAGTTGAACAGGCTGTATTTAATGCACTAGCAGAACATCGCAACTGTGAAACTGAATATCGAGTCATTCATCCCGATGGCACAGTTCACTGGTTGAGTGATCGAGGGCGTGGGATTTATAACGCAGCTGGTGAACCTATCCGAATGCTGGGTATCATCATCGATATCAGCGATCGCAAACGTGCTGAACAGATGTTAGAACTGCAAGCAGTGATCATTCGCAACATGGCAGAAGGCATTTGTTTAGTTAGAGCCACCGATGGAGTCATTGTCTATGCCAACCCTAAATTCGAGCAGATGTTTGGTTATGAGTCGGGGAAATTAATAGATCAGCACGTGTCAATTGTCAACTATGAACATGAAAATTATACGGCTGAAGATGTTAATCAGAGAATTAGGGCTGCCGTCATCCAACATGGTGAAGCAACTTATGAAGTCCACAATGTCAAAAAAGATGGTACTCCGTTTTGGTGTCGTGCAACCACGTCGATTTTTGAGCATCCTGAATATGGCAAAGTTTTGGTTGCTATCCACCAAGACATCACTGAGCAAAAGCAAGCCGATGAAAAAATCAAAGCATCTTTGCACGAAAAAGAGGTATTACTCCAAGAAATTCACCATCGCGTCAAGAATAATTTAGGAATTGTCAGTGGTTTGCTGCAAATGCAGTGCAGACGTACACAAGACTCTCAAGCATCAGCAATCTTAAGAGATAGCCAAAACCGAATTGCTTCCATCTCCCTAGTGCATGAAAAACTATACCGTTCTGAAGCACTTGCCGACATTGATTTTTCTCAATATATTCCCGATTTAACAACTCATTTATTTGATTCCTATAATGTCAGTTCCCAGCGAATTAAACTAAATATTCAAGTGGATCATGCTATTTTGGATATCGAAACGGCAATTCCTTGTGGCTTGATCATTAATGAATTAGTTTCTAATGCTTTGAAATATGCTTTTCCTGATCATCGTCCAGGCGAAATCCAAGTCAGGTTTCATCAAGAAACCGGAAGGAATTTAACACTCATTCTGCGAGATAATGGTGTGGGCTTACCTAGAGAGTTCCAGAGCCAACAGGCGAAAACATTAGGAATGACTCTCGTTCAGGGGTTAGTTAAACAGCTCAGGGGAACTCTTCAGATTAACTGTCAGCAGGGAACAGAGTTCAAAATCACTTTTACAAACAACCGGACGTGAACATGATCAGCATCCCATCTCATAATCAGACAAGAAAAACAGTGAAAATTCTTGTTGTTGAAGATGAATATATCCTTGCTCTCAACTTACAAGAAACTCTAGAGTCCCTGAAATACACTGTAGTCGATATCGCCGATTCCGCAACCGCCGCAATTGCCAAAGCCAATGAACTGCGCCCAAACTTAATATTAATGGATATCCGCCTGCGCGGAGAACAAGATGGCATCCAGGCCGCAGAGCATATCTGGAACACTCTGCAAATTCCTGTAATTTACGTTACCGGACACTCTGATAAAAACACTGTAGAACGGGCTACTTTGACCTTTCCTTTTGGGTATATTCTCAAACCCATTAGAGAGCAAGAACTTTATGTTGCCATTCAAACAGCACTCAATCGTTATGAACGCGAGCAATTTTTAAGTTCTGTCCTGCGGGGGATGGGGGATGGGGTGATTGTTGTTGATCCTCAGTTGCATATCAAGTACATCAATCAAATCGCTGAAGCCCTAACCGGGTGGACATGGGATGAAGCTAAAAAACATTTATTAACCGAAGTTGTCAAACTCATTGATGAACAAACTCAACTACCCGCAGAAAATCCCATCATCTCTGCCCTCCAACAAGAAACTACGATCTATCTAGACAGTCTTGTCCTACTGATTGCTAAAGATGGTAGAAGAATTCCCATAGCTCATAGTGCTACACCTTTGAGAGACAATCACGGTGTCATTACAGGCGCTGTTTTAGTCTTTCGGGATGACACCCAACGCAGGCTCACCGAAGAACGCAATCTTGCCGATGAACGTGCCATCC
The Nodularia sp. LEGE 06071 genome window above contains:
- a CDS encoding PAS domain S-box protein codes for the protein MSESDAGIKGSPTNFQEILNSAIAAGGALPIATAIVCFRVFPNYDWICDYQSPGCEAIFGYTAQEIMHNQNLWMLGVHPEDRETVIMPLYEYVFAERTATVEYRFAHKDGSQRWISATYTSRYVEDAQCWIVTGTNFDISKRKQIEESLRQSEERFRAIFDLTFEFVGLLTPEGTVLEANQTALSFAGLQLSDVVNRPFWSARWWTITSATQEQLKAAIAQAAGGEFVRYQVDVLGVGDNIATIDFSLKPIKDHTGKVVLLIPEGRDITEQQAALRDRQKAEVALAKSEEKLRLTLELTHIGNWDWNILTGEVIWNKSNHRLLGLEPETTFATYDLWHDAIHPEDVERVEQAVFNALAEHRNCETEYRVIHPDGTVHWLSDRGRGIYNAAGEPIRMLGIIIDISDRKRAEQMLELQAVIIRNMAEGICLVRATDGVIVYANPKFEQMFGYESGKLIDQHVSIVNYEHENYTAEDVNQRIRAAVIQHGEATYEVHNVKKDGTPFWCRATTSIFEHPEYGKVLVAIHQDITEQKQADEKIKASLHEKEVLLQEIHHRVKNNLGIVSGLLQMQCRRTQDSQASAILRDSQNRIASISLVHEKLYRSEALADIDFSQYIPDLTTHLFDSYNVSSQRIKLNIQVDHAILDIETAIPCGLIINELVSNALKYAFPDHRPGEIQVRFHQETGRNLTLILRDNGVGLPREFQSQQAKTLGMTLVQGLVKQLRGTLQINCQQGTEFKITFTNNRT